The genome window AATCTATTTGATTTAATAATTTCAATCTACAATAAAAGACGTAGAACCCATCAGGCCAAGTTTTTCTTACTGCACTGTTTTGAGAGCGGACTTCGTAGCACTCTAGCCGTCAATTTTTCAAATTTATACAACCAAGACGCCGATGATTGGTTCTTTAAAGCAGATGAGCCAGAGCTTGAAAGGATATTAAATATAGTAAAAAGGCGTTGCAAAAATGAAGATCTACAAAATCTAGGGACATTTGGCATATTCGATAAATTTTATATGATAGACCTAGAAGAGCTAAGCGATGAATATTGGCATACGATAGAGCACATCTTTGCAAGCACGAAAGAATACAAGTCCCAAATACTTTCAGCCTACGGACGCCAACACCTAATAACCAAAATAGGGCAAATAAGAAAAGCTAGAAATGAAATATACCACAATAATCCTACAAAGATAAAATTCGCAAAAGATTTGGAAATATTGCTTTTACGAATGGGCTACAATTTACAAGATGCTATCGGCGGCTGCGATTTTAGAGGCGATATCAAGTTACAATACAAATACGATTAGAATTATACAGCCCATAAAGACCATAATAATCATGCAAGCCTACAAAAAGCTAAATTTGCCATTTTTGCAGATCCGCAAAATCCAATACCAGCTTGCGTAACTTCACCCAAGTTGTACGCTTTTTGTTCGTATAGGCAGAGACTTGCCCTGTAAGCACTCGATCCGCCAACCTCGGCGAAATATTTATTTAAAATGCTTTTTAAACCCTTACTCACGTATGGATTTTGGGCATTATGCGATAATATCCGTCTTGCCAATCTTGCCCACTTTGCGCAGTATTTCCATTATATCCGTCCCCTTTTCGCGTTCGGCTTTCAGGAAATTTTCAAAGAATTCTCGTCTGATGTCTTTGTTCTCGTAAGTCTTGCTTTTGCTCGTGGCTTGGATGGGTTTAAATTTATTCTCTTCGGCCGTTTCTTTGGGAGCTTGATCGCTTACTGCACTTTCTTTTAGGGCTATATTTTGTAGCACGTCTGCGATACTCTCGCCTTTTTTAAACGCATCTTTTAAGAAATTTAAAAACTCTTTTTTAGTTGCTTCGTCTACGTAGCTTACCTGCTCTACCATCTCTTGTCCCCAAAAGACCGCAGGCCGTTTCCCTGATATCTGGTCAAAATTTAACTTGCCATCTTTGAGCGATATTTTGACCTTTGCATTCTCTCCTAGTATCTTTTCGGCGGCAACCTCAAGCCATTTATCTTTAAATTTTTCCAAATCCATATCGGAGTCTAGTAGGTTTGCCATATCGACCGCCATTTTAAGTCCGGTACCTTTCGTATGACCAACGCCAAAGCTTCCTAGATCCACATTAAACGCACCCATAAATCCAT of Campylobacter showae contains these proteins:
- a CDS encoding CAAX protease; protein product: MFDIVQSQYEKIYDIFKQGYDDFMDHEFEARIKRAISVLHFKYLLGACKEANAVLPKTDLNNLNLFDLIISIYNKRRRTHQAKFFLLHCFESGLRSTLAVNFSNLYNQDADDWFFKADEPELERILNIVKRRCKNEDLQNLGTFGIFDKFYMIDLEELSDEYWHTIEHIFASTKEYKSQILSAYGRQHLITKIGQIRKARNEIYHNNPTKIKFAKDLEILLLRMGYNLQDAIGGCDFRGDIKLQYKYD